A single region of the Pseudomonas granadensis genome encodes:
- a CDS encoding HlyD family secretion protein, producing MTTQAKQKLAVAVAAALAVGVLVYLALPGLFGKRTEQSTNDAFVSADYTLVVPRVAGFIKQVLVEDNQQVKAGQLLALIDDRDLRAAAEAADAQTLVARAQLQNAQATLERQTSLIAQAQASVVSAKAEMAFAQQELNRYNHLAGVGAGTVQNAQQARTRIDQASARLDTATAKLAAERKQVEILTAQRDAAEGSLKHAQAALEIASFNLSYTRITAPQDGMIGERAVRVGAYVSPGSKLLAVVPLQQAYVVANFQETQLTDVQPGQDVQVRVDSLGGETLSGRVESIAPATGVTFAAVKPDNATGNFTKVVQRIPVKIVLEPGQPLAERLRVGMSVEASIHTADMKTDREVVQR from the coding sequence ATGACGACTCAAGCAAAGCAAAAACTCGCGGTGGCCGTTGCCGCTGCGCTGGCTGTCGGTGTGCTGGTGTACCTGGCGCTGCCCGGCCTGTTTGGTAAGCGGACCGAGCAAAGCACTAACGATGCGTTTGTCTCGGCGGACTACACGCTGGTGGTGCCACGTGTCGCCGGGTTCATCAAGCAAGTGCTGGTCGAGGACAACCAGCAAGTGAAGGCCGGGCAACTGCTGGCGCTGATCGATGACCGCGATCTGCGTGCCGCGGCAGAGGCGGCGGACGCGCAAACCCTGGTTGCACGGGCACAGCTGCAAAATGCCCAGGCGACGCTGGAGCGCCAGACCTCGCTGATCGCCCAGGCTCAGGCATCTGTGGTATCGGCCAAGGCTGAGATGGCTTTCGCCCAGCAGGAACTCAATCGCTACAACCACCTCGCCGGTGTCGGTGCCGGCACGGTGCAGAATGCGCAACAGGCGCGTACGCGGATCGATCAGGCCTCGGCGCGGCTCGACACGGCGACGGCGAAACTGGCTGCCGAGCGCAAGCAAGTGGAAATCCTCACGGCGCAACGGGACGCCGCCGAAGGCAGTCTGAAACACGCGCAAGCGGCGCTGGAAATCGCTAGTTTCAACCTCTCCTACACGCGCATCACCGCGCCGCAGGACGGCATGATCGGCGAGCGCGCGGTGCGTGTCGGTGCCTATGTGTCGCCGGGCAGCAAACTGTTGGCGGTGGTGCCGTTGCAGCAGGCCTATGTAGTAGCGAATTTTCAGGAAACCCAGCTGACCGATGTGCAGCCGGGGCAGGACGTGCAGGTGCGCGTCGACAGCCTTGGTGGTGAAACGTTAAGCGGCCGCGTCGAAAGTATCGCACCAGCAACCGGTGTGACATTTGCCGCGGTGAAGCCGGACAACGCCACCGGTAACTTCACCAAAGTCGTGCAGCGGATTCCGGTGAAGATTGTGCTGGAGCCGGGCCAGCCCTTGGCCGAACGGTTGCGGGTGGGGATGTCGGTGGAGGCGAGCATTCATACCGCGGATATGAAGACCGATCGCGAGGTGGTACAGCGATGA
- a CDS encoding efflux transporter outer membrane subunit, with translation MTGVELTGLIAGKPAPTGPMGSPEKSGQPAQSLRELACQRWGQWQRITSSALLTLCLSACTVGPDLQRPEATPIADWAKPAKSAPSQAVSEPLNERWWEVFNDAQLSALTQRAVRSNLDLQLASSRLQQSRAARQVITAERYPNTAASGSYGRKRNSGEGLNDPSGHNGNSAFNLWDAGFSASWELDFWGRVRRETEAADANLQVAENDRRGVLLTVLADTAQNYIQLRGVQNTRAVTEQNLDVARHSLKLSQLRLADGVATDLDVAEAAAQVAAIEARLPALEQRQAQLINAISLLMGEPPQALARELSTDAAVPQPPLQVAIGLPSQLAERRPDIRQAEARLHAATATVGVAKGDFYPRITLSGNLGSQAMQLSHFGSWGSRAFGIGPQFSLPLFDGGRLRGMLQLREAQQQEAAIAYQQTVLRAWHEIDDQLTAYNASQRRRDSLAEAVRQNQIALRTAQQQYVEGVSDFVNVLTVQSALLATQEQWVESSTGVSLAMVGLYKALGGGWQSVYPAQPMASASPDVAKP, from the coding sequence ATGACCGGTGTTGAATTGACTGGCCTCATCGCTGGCAAGCCAGCTCCCACAGGGCCCATGGGCAGCCCTGAAAAATCTGGACAGCCTGCACAATCCCTGCGGGAGCTGGCTTGCCAGCGATGGGGTCAGTGGCAGCGAATCACTTCAAGTGCCTTGCTCACCCTGTGCCTCAGCGCCTGCACCGTCGGCCCCGATCTCCAGAGACCCGAAGCCACGCCAATCGCCGACTGGGCCAAACCCGCCAAATCCGCCCCCAGCCAGGCCGTCAGCGAACCGCTCAACGAGCGCTGGTGGGAGGTCTTCAACGACGCGCAGCTTTCGGCACTCACCCAGCGTGCCGTGCGCAGCAACCTCGACCTGCAACTGGCCAGCAGTCGTCTGCAACAAAGCCGGGCCGCCCGTCAGGTGATCACTGCTGAGCGTTACCCGAACACCGCTGCCAGCGGCAGCTATGGACGCAAGCGCAACAGTGGCGAAGGCCTCAACGATCCTTCCGGGCATAACGGCAATTCGGCCTTCAACCTGTGGGATGCCGGTTTCTCTGCGTCCTGGGAGCTGGATTTCTGGGGCCGCGTGCGCCGTGAAACCGAAGCCGCCGACGCCAACCTGCAAGTCGCCGAAAACGACCGCCGTGGCGTCTTGCTGACCGTGCTGGCCGACACCGCGCAAAACTACATCCAGTTGCGCGGCGTGCAGAACACCCGTGCCGTCACCGAACAGAACCTCGACGTCGCCCGCCACAGCCTCAAGCTTTCGCAACTGCGTCTGGCCGACGGCGTGGCGACCGATCTGGACGTGGCCGAAGCCGCCGCGCAAGTCGCCGCCATCGAAGCGCGTCTGCCGGCGCTGGAGCAGCGCCAGGCGCAATTGATCAACGCGATCAGCCTGTTGATGGGCGAGCCGCCGCAGGCCTTGGCCAGAGAGTTATCCACAGACGCAGCGGTGCCGCAGCCGCCGCTACAAGTGGCGATCGGCTTGCCGTCGCAACTGGCCGAACGACGCCCCGACATCCGCCAGGCCGAAGCACGTCTACATGCGGCCACCGCCACTGTCGGCGTGGCCAAGGGCGATTTCTACCCACGCATCACCTTGTCCGGCAACCTTGGCTCGCAAGCCATGCAACTCAGCCATTTCGGCTCATGGGGCTCGCGCGCGTTCGGCATTGGCCCGCAATTCAGCCTGCCGCTGTTCGACGGCGGGCGCCTGCGCGGCATGCTGCAGCTGCGCGAAGCGCAACAACAAGAGGCAGCCATCGCTTACCAGCAAACCGTGCTGCGCGCCTGGCATGAAATCGACGATCAGCTCACCGCGTACAACGCCAGCCAGCGCCGCCGCGACAGCCTCGCCGAAGCCGTGCGCCAGAACCAGATCGCCCTGCGCACCGCGCAGCAACAGTACGTCGAAGGCGTGTCCGACTTCGTCAACGTCCTCACCGTGCAGAGCGCCTTGCTGGCGACCCAGGAACAGTGGGTCGAAAGCTCCACCGGCGTCTCGCTGGCGATGGTTGGCTTGTACAAGGCGCTAGGCGGCGGATGGCAGTCGGTGTATCCGGCGCAGCCGATGGCTTCGGCCTCGCCGGACGTCGCAAAGCCCTGA
- a CDS encoding DUF2789 domain-containing protein, giving the protein MENPQHSLPALFKQLGLADDPVSIDQFIASHSPLKPELHLADAFFWSESQAQFLRDEILEDADWAEVVDQLDVMLRKGREG; this is encoded by the coding sequence ATGGAAAATCCACAACACAGCCTCCCGGCCCTGTTCAAACAGCTCGGTCTGGCTGACGACCCGGTCAGCATCGACCAATTCATTGCCAGCCATTCCCCGCTCAAGCCGGAATTGCATTTGGCCGATGCGTTTTTCTGGTCGGAAAGTCAGGCGCAGTTCTTGCGCGACGAGATTCTGGAGGATGCGGATTGGGCGGAGGTGGTGGATCAGTTGGATGTGATGTTGCGTAAGGGGCGTGAGGGGTGA
- a CDS encoding type II toxin-antitoxin system RelE/ParE family toxin, whose product MRIIWTPAAAQDRADIWDYLQAANPRAAIEMDLRFSEAVHRLSDNPLIGRAGIIAGTREVIPHPSYRLVYQTERDAVYIMALVHTTRAWPQPK is encoded by the coding sequence ATGAGGATTATATGGACGCCAGCCGCCGCACAGGATCGTGCAGACATTTGGGATTATTTGCAGGCCGCCAATCCAAGAGCGGCCATCGAAATGGATTTGCGCTTCAGCGAAGCGGTACATCGCCTTTCTGACAACCCGCTAATTGGCCGTGCCGGCATCATTGCCGGTACACGGGAGGTGATTCCACATCCAAGTTACCGTCTTGTCTATCAAACGGAGCGCGACGCCGTCTATATCATGGCGCTGGTTCATACGACACGAGCTTGGCCTCAGCCGAAGTAA
- a CDS encoding antitoxin of toxin-antitoxin stability system: MSKQAVFTMKLEPELREEFMAEAEAAHRPASQIMRDMMRQYVQTQREAREYEAFLQRKVEIARESMRSGNGLSNEDVEAAFAAKRRQAEDRL, encoded by the coding sequence ATGTCAAAACAAGCCGTTTTCACAATGAAGCTAGAGCCGGAGCTCCGAGAAGAATTCATGGCGGAAGCAGAGGCGGCACATCGGCCAGCCTCGCAAATTATGCGAGACATGATGCGTCAGTACGTACAAACCCAACGAGAGGCACGTGAATACGAAGCCTTTTTACAACGCAAGGTTGAAATCGCTCGGGAATCCATGCGTTCGGGGAACGGACTGAGCAACGAAGATGTAGAAGCAGCGTTCGCTGCCAAACGCAGGCAGGCGGAAGATCGCCTATGA
- a CDS encoding MarR family winged helix-turn-helix transcriptional regulator, whose protein sequence is MNISSAMVVAARHWRKICQTTLVNYGISEACAVPLLMIGRLGEGVRQVQVAQAAGMESPSLVRLLDQLCHSGYVCRTEDAQDRRAKCLSLTDRGRELVQAVEVELVRLRHEVLEGIDRDDLEATLRVLRAFEAASPPVVVNS, encoded by the coding sequence ATGAACATCAGCAGCGCCATGGTGGTGGCCGCGCGGCATTGGCGGAAGATCTGCCAGACCACGCTGGTGAACTATGGAATTTCCGAAGCCTGCGCCGTTCCATTGTTGATGATCGGGCGTCTTGGCGAAGGTGTGCGCCAGGTTCAGGTGGCTCAGGCCGCCGGAATGGAGAGCCCATCGCTGGTGCGCTTGCTCGATCAGCTGTGTCATTCCGGTTACGTCTGCCGGACCGAGGATGCTCAGGATCGCCGCGCCAAATGCTTGAGCCTGACCGACCGCGGTCGCGAGCTGGTGCAAGCGGTGGAGGTCGAGCTGGTGCGCTTGCGCCACGAGGTGCTCGAAGGCATCGATCGGGACGATCTGGAAGCTACGCTTCGGGTACTCAGGGCTTTTGAGGCGGCCAGTCCGCCTGTGGTGGTCAATTCTTGA
- a CDS encoding FUSC family protein: MNGFFTGIPPARDWFYGVRTFAASMIALYIALLMQMPRPYWAMATVYIVSSPFLGPTSSKALYRAIGTFLGATAAVLFVPMFVQSPYVLVVVIALWTGILLFMSLHLRTANSYALMLAGYTLPLIALPVVDNPLAVWDVAEARTEEIFLGIAVAAVVGAMFWPRRLAPVFNDAVGKWFADATTYSQKFLSRDVQPEEVTALRMAMVANFNSLELMIGQLPHEGARPQTVRNTKELRGRMIHLLPVIDALEDSLYALERRTPELVEQCQPLLTATREWLSHADANLDRWQALKDQLEALQPSAAALEDRKQVLFSNALYRLGEFIDLWQDCRSLQDAILCERQDSWRAVYRHWRLGRLTPFIDRGLMLYSAASTILAIIVASVLWILLGWPDGGSAVILAAVACSFFASMDDPAPQIYRFFFWTGMSVLFASLYLFLILPNLHDFPMLVLAFSVPFICVGTLTVQPRFYLGMLLTLVNTSSFISIQGAYDADFFAFVNSNLAGPIGLLFAFIWTLVARPFGAELAAKRLTRFSWKDIVRMTEPANLAEHRQLGVQLLDRLMQHLPRLALTGQDTGIAMREVRVGLNMLDLLAYTPRVSGAPKALLQQVVSEVGEYFRACLKAGERLPAPSGLLMTLDRTRRALSGQGDDATRLHLLHALSGLRLALLPGVEFVSSAEPEEPLPDGAPL; the protein is encoded by the coding sequence TTGAACGGTTTTTTCACTGGCATTCCGCCGGCCCGTGACTGGTTCTACGGGGTCCGTACCTTTGCAGCGTCGATGATTGCGCTGTACATCGCCCTGCTCATGCAAATGCCGCGTCCGTATTGGGCGATGGCCACGGTGTATATCGTTTCCAGCCCGTTTCTCGGCCCGACCAGTTCCAAGGCGTTGTACCGCGCGATCGGCACGTTCCTCGGTGCTACAGCGGCGGTGCTGTTTGTGCCGATGTTCGTGCAGAGCCCGTATGTGCTGGTGGTGGTGATCGCCTTGTGGACCGGGATCCTGCTGTTCATGTCCCTGCACCTGCGCACCGCCAACAGTTACGCGTTGATGCTCGCCGGTTACACCCTGCCGCTGATCGCCCTGCCGGTGGTTGATAACCCGCTGGCGGTATGGGATGTGGCCGAGGCGCGGACCGAAGAGATTTTTCTCGGCATCGCCGTCGCCGCGGTGGTCGGGGCGATGTTCTGGCCACGTCGCCTGGCACCGGTGTTCAACGATGCGGTGGGCAAATGGTTCGCCGACGCCACCACCTACAGCCAGAAGTTTCTCAGCCGTGATGTGCAGCCCGAAGAAGTCACAGCTTTGCGCATGGCCATGGTCGCCAATTTCAACAGCCTCGAACTGATGATCGGCCAGTTGCCTCACGAAGGCGCGCGTCCGCAGACCGTGCGCAACACCAAGGAGCTGCGCGGCCGGATGATCCACCTGCTGCCCGTGATCGATGCGCTGGAAGATTCGCTGTATGCCCTTGAGCGGCGCACCCCGGAACTGGTCGAACAATGCCAGCCGCTGTTGACGGCGACCCGTGAATGGCTGAGCCACGCAGATGCCAATCTCGACCGCTGGCAAGCGCTGAAAGATCAGCTCGAAGCTTTACAGCCGAGCGCTGCGGCGCTGGAAGATCGCAAACAAGTGCTGTTCTCCAACGCGCTGTATCGCCTCGGTGAATTTATCGATCTGTGGCAGGACTGTCGCAGTCTGCAGGACGCGATTTTGTGCGAACGCCAAGACAGCTGGCGCGCGGTGTATCGCCACTGGCGCCTCGGCCGGTTGACGCCGTTTATCGATCGCGGGTTGATGCTGTATTCGGCGGCTTCGACGATTCTGGCGATCATCGTCGCTTCAGTGTTGTGGATCCTGCTCGGCTGGCCGGACGGCGGCAGTGCGGTGATTCTCGCGGCGGTCGCGTGCAGTTTCTTCGCCTCGATGGATGACCCGGCACCTCAGATCTACCGGTTCTTTTTCTGGACCGGCATGTCGGTGCTGTTCGCCAGCCTTTATCTGTTTTTGATCCTGCCCAACCTGCATGACTTTCCGATGCTGGTGCTGGCGTTTTCGGTGCCGTTCATCTGCGTCGGTACGCTGACCGTACAGCCGCGTTTCTACCTCGGGATGCTGCTGACACTGGTCAACACCTCGTCGTTCATCAGCATTCAAGGCGCTTACGATGCCGACTTTTTCGCCTTCGTGAACTCCAATCTGGCAGGGCCGATTGGCCTGCTGTTCGCTTTCATCTGGACGCTGGTGGCGCGGCCGTTCGGCGCGGAACTGGCGGCCAAGCGTCTGACTCGGTTCAGCTGGAAGGACATCGTGCGCATGACCGAGCCGGCCAACCTCGCCGAGCACCGGCAACTGGGCGTGCAACTGCTTGATCGGCTCATGCAGCATTTGCCGCGTCTGGCCCTGACAGGGCAAGACACCGGGATTGCGATGCGTGAAGTGCGCGTGGGGCTGAATATGCTCGATTTGCTGGCCTACACCCCGCGGGTGAGCGGTGCGCCAAAGGCCTTGCTGCAGCAAGTGGTCAGCGAGGTCGGCGAGTATTTCCGCGCCTGCCTCAAGGCTGGCGAACGCCTGCCAGCGCCGAGCGGCCTGCTGATGACCCTCGACCGTACCCGCCGCGCGCTCAGTGGCCAGGGCGACGATGCAACCCGCCTGCACTTGCTGCACGCCTTGAGCGGTTTGCGTCTGGCTTTGCTGCCGGGCGTCGAATTCGTCTCCAGCGCCGAGCCCGAAGAACCGCTGCCCGATGGAGCGCCCCTATGA
- a CDS encoding DUF1656 domain-containing protein: protein MIGDLDISGIFLPTLLVLMGITYVLFLLVHGMLQRLHFYRLVWHRALFNVALYAVLLYGVDSLSRYLMT from the coding sequence ATGATCGGTGACCTGGACATCAGCGGCATTTTCCTGCCGACGCTGCTGGTTTTGATGGGCATCACTTACGTGTTGTTTTTGCTGGTGCATGGCATGCTGCAACGCCTTCACTTTTACCGTCTGGTCTGGCACCGGGCATTGTTCAACGTGGCGCTCTATGCCGTGCTGCTGTACGGCGTGGACTCACTCAGTCGATACCTGATGACATGA
- a CDS encoding efflux RND transporter periplasmic adaptor subunit, which yields MKKPFLTIGRVVLTLLIVTFAVVLVWRMVMYYMFAPWTRDGHIRADIIQIAPDVSGLIQQVEVKDNQLIKRGQVLFSIDQDRFKLALRQARAAVADREETLAQAQREARRNRGLGNLVPAEQLEESQSRVARAQSALAEALVAVDSAQLNLDRSVIRSPVDGYVNDRAPRPQEFVTAGRPVLSVVDSNSFHIDGYFEETKLDGIHVGQSVDIRVIGDRARLRGHVESIVAGIEDRDRTSGSNLLPNVNPAFSWVRLAQRIPVRIAFDEVPADFRMIAGRTATVSIIEDDQQREPAQ from the coding sequence ATGAAAAAACCGTTTCTGACTATTGGTCGCGTGGTCCTGACCCTGCTGATCGTGACGTTCGCCGTGGTCCTCGTCTGGCGCATGGTGATGTATTACATGTTTGCGCCGTGGACCCGCGATGGCCACATCCGCGCCGACATCATCCAGATTGCCCCGGACGTGTCCGGGCTGATCCAGCAGGTGGAAGTGAAGGACAACCAGCTGATCAAGCGGGGGCAGGTGTTGTTCAGCATCGACCAGGACCGTTTCAAACTGGCCCTGCGCCAGGCCAGGGCTGCTGTCGCCGATCGCGAAGAAACCCTCGCCCAGGCGCAGCGTGAAGCCAGGCGTAACCGTGGCCTGGGCAACCTGGTGCCCGCCGAGCAACTGGAAGAAAGCCAGTCGCGCGTAGCCCGTGCGCAATCGGCGCTGGCCGAGGCGTTGGTGGCGGTGGACAGCGCGCAGCTCAACCTCGACCGTTCGGTGATCCGCAGCCCGGTCGACGGTTACGTCAACGACCGCGCGCCGCGTCCGCAGGAATTCGTCACCGCCGGGCGGCCGGTGTTGTCGGTGGTCGACAGCAACTCCTTCCACATCGACGGCTACTTCGAAGAAACCAAACTCGACGGCATTCACGTTGGTCAGTCGGTGGATATCCGCGTGATCGGCGACCGCGCCAGACTGCGCGGCCACGTCGAAAGCATCGTTGCCGGCATCGAAGATCGCGACCGCACCAGCGGCAGCAACCTGTTGCCCAACGTCAACCCGGCGTTCAGCTGGGTGCGCCTGGCGCAGCGGATTCCGGTGCGTATCGCCTTTGATGAGGTGCCGGCAGATTTCCGCATGATCGCCGGACGCACGGCCACGGTGTCGATCATTGAGGATGATCAACAGCGGGAGCCTGCGCAATGA